From the genome of Bacteroides sp. MSB163, one region includes:
- a CDS encoding Lrp/AsnC family transcriptional regulator codes for MDTSRKLDHVDIQMLRTLQENARLTVKELAAKVRLSSTPVFERLKRLEEGGYIKKYMAVLDAGKLDRGFVVFCNVKLRRMNRDIAGEFARIVQDIPEVTECYNISGGFDYLLKIHAPDMKYYQEFILNVLGTVESLGSIESMFVMDEVKHVYGIHI; via the coding sequence ATGGATACTTCAAGAAAATTGGACCATGTGGACATACAGATGCTCCGCACATTACAGGAGAATGCCCGGCTGACAGTCAAAGAGCTCGCGGCGAAAGTCCGCCTTTCATCCACTCCCGTATTCGAACGGCTCAAGAGGCTGGAGGAAGGAGGATATATAAAAAAATATATGGCGGTACTGGACGCGGGAAAACTTGACCGGGGATTCGTGGTGTTCTGTAATGTGAAACTCCGGCGGATGAACCGGGATATCGCCGGGGAATTTGCACGTATCGTGCAAGATATCCCGGAGGTGACCGAATGCTACAACATATCGGGCGGCTTCGACTATCTGCTGAAAATCCATGCCCCGGATATGAAATATTACCAGGAGTTCATCCTCAATGTATTGGGGACGGTTGAAAGCCTCGGCTCCATTGAAAGTATGTTTGTCATGGATGAAGTGAAGCATGTTTACGGTATCCATATCTGA
- a CDS encoding MalY/PatB family protein: protein MERYDFGKIVDRRGTGALKIDALQERYGNAGLLPLWVADMDFETPSFIIRALRQRLEHPLFGYTVEPEEYRTAVIEWIASHHGWRVEPEWLSYIPGIMKGIGMAVNVFVKEDEKVIIQPPVYHPFRITPQENGREVVYNPLRENEDGSYSMDFENLETVADGKCRMLILSNPHNPGGVVWDRETLIRLADFCYRRGILVISDEIHCDMALWGNRHIPFATVSEEASACSITFGAPSKTFNIAGIVSSYAIVPDRNIRHRFFGWMKANELNEAPLFAPIATIAAFRKGEPWRREMLRYVEGNIDFVMDYCKKYLPAVKPLRPQASFLIWLDCRALKLNHDRLLHLFVNKARLALNDGEMFGPGGEGFMRMNVGTPRAVLRQAMEQLRQAVEAL, encoded by the coding sequence ATGGAAAGATACGATTTTGGCAAAATTGTGGACAGAAGGGGCACAGGCGCCCTGAAAATAGACGCACTGCAAGAACGTTACGGTAACGCCGGGCTGCTTCCCTTATGGGTGGCGGATATGGATTTTGAGACTCCGTCCTTCATCATCAGAGCGTTACGTCAACGACTGGAACATCCGCTGTTCGGTTATACGGTGGAACCGGAAGAGTACAGAACGGCTGTCATCGAATGGATCGCTTCACACCACGGATGGAGGGTGGAACCGGAGTGGCTGTCATACATCCCCGGAATAATGAAAGGTATCGGAATGGCCGTCAATGTATTTGTGAAGGAGGATGAGAAAGTCATCATACAGCCTCCCGTCTACCATCCCTTCCGCATAACCCCTCAGGAGAACGGGCGTGAAGTGGTATATAACCCGTTACGGGAGAATGAAGACGGCTCCTACAGCATGGATTTTGAGAATCTTGAAACCGTGGCTGACGGGAAATGCCGGATGCTGATTCTCTCCAATCCTCATAACCCCGGCGGTGTCGTATGGGACAGGGAAACACTTATCCGCTTGGCAGATTTTTGTTACCGCCGTGGCATCCTTGTCATCTCCGACGAGATACATTGCGATATGGCGTTGTGGGGCAACAGGCACATTCCGTTCGCCACGGTCTCCGAGGAGGCTTCCGCATGCAGCATTACTTTCGGGGCACCTTCCAAGACATTCAATATCGCCGGTATCGTCAGTTCCTATGCCATCGTTCCTGACAGAAATATACGCCATCGTTTCTTCGGATGGATGAAGGCGAACGAGCTGAACGAGGCACCGCTTTTCGCCCCCATAGCCACCATTGCCGCCTTTAGGAAAGGTGAGCCCTGGCGCAGGGAGATGCTCCGCTATGTGGAAGGCAACATCGATTTTGTAATGGACTACTGCAAGAAGTATTTGCCAGCTGTCAAGCCTCTGCGTCCGCAGGCTTCATTCCTTATATGGCTGGACTGCCGTGCCTTGAAGCTGAATCACGACCGATTGTTACATCTTTTTGTAAACAAGGCCCGCCTGGCATTGAATGACGGCGAGATGTTTGGTCCTGGCGGCGAGGGATTCATGCGGATGAATGTGGGCACTCCCAGAGCGGTGCTCCGGCAGGCAATGGAACAGCTCCGGCAAGCGGTGGAGGCATTATGA
- a CDS encoding PLP-dependent transferase, translating to MKKQTQAIHTRFQRRDAYDALSMPVYHTAAYEFDDADSMSDAFCGRTDSPDYSRVMNPTVTFLENKVRSLTGAADVIALSSGMAAISNTLFSVAAAGRNIVTSRHLFGNTYALITGTLPRFGVSPRLCDLTDIRSVESAVDRDTCCIYLEIITNPQMEVADLQALSLIAHRKGIPLIADTTLIPFTEFSSHSLGVDIEVVSSTKYLSGGATSIGGLVMDYGTCPEFGRRMRTEMLFNLGAYMTPHVAYMQTIGLETLDARYRVQSGNAAVIAEQLRTQPDVRHVNYIGLEDNPYHALAQRQFGSTAGAMITMELESREACISFINRLRLIRRATNLFDNKTLAIHPASTIFGLFTEAQRREMDVRDTTIRLSIGLEDTDDLLEDIEQALG from the coding sequence ATGAAAAAACAAACCCAAGCAATCCATACCCGATTCCAACGCCGGGATGCCTATGATGCCTTGAGCATGCCGGTGTACCATACGGCTGCCTACGAGTTTGACGATGCCGACAGCATGTCGGACGCATTTTGCGGTCGGACGGACTCTCCTGACTATTCCCGGGTGATGAATCCTACGGTAACTTTTCTTGAGAACAAGGTGAGGTCCCTCACCGGTGCTGCGGACGTTATCGCCCTGAGTTCCGGTATGGCGGCCATCAGCAACACCCTGTTCTCGGTGGCAGCCGCCGGCAGGAATATCGTCACATCACGCCACCTGTTTGGTAACACCTATGCGCTCATTACCGGAACGTTGCCTCGTTTCGGAGTGTCCCCCAGACTGTGCGACCTGACTGACATCCGGTCCGTGGAGAGTGCTGTGGATCGTGATACTTGTTGCATCTATCTGGAAATCATCACCAATCCGCAGATGGAGGTTGCAGATCTGCAGGCGCTCTCCCTGATTGCTCACAGAAAGGGAATCCCCCTCATAGCCGACACCACGCTCATTCCTTTCACGGAATTCAGTTCGCATAGCCTTGGAGTGGACATAGAGGTGGTTTCCAGTACCAAATATTTGTCCGGTGGAGCTACTTCCATCGGCGGACTAGTCATGGATTATGGGACCTGTCCCGAATTCGGCAGACGCATGCGTACGGAAATGCTTTTCAACTTGGGTGCTTATATGACCCCGCATGTAGCCTACATGCAGACCATCGGACTGGAGACGCTGGATGCACGTTACCGGGTACAGTCCGGCAATGCCGCCGTAATTGCGGAACAGCTCCGTACCCAGCCTGATGTCCGGCACGTAAATTATATAGGGCTGGAGGATAACCCGTACCATGCGCTGGCACAGAGGCAGTTCGGCTCCACCGCCGGTGCCATGATAACGATGGAACTTGAAAGCCGAGAGGCGTGCATCAGTTTCATCAACCGTCTGAGACTGATACGACGCGCCACCAACCTGTTCGACAACAAGACACTCGCCATCCATCCCGCAAGCACTATTTTCGGGCTATTTACCGAAGCACAGAGGCGTGAGATGGATGTAAGGGATACGACTATCCGTCTTTCCATCGGACTGGAGGATACGGACGATCTGCTGGAGGACATCGAACAAGCGCTGGGCTAA
- a CDS encoding GNAT family N-acetyltransferase, whose amino-acid sequence MVTNKIRDSVEITRWDRKYRSDFIRLNREWIERFFCLEESDLKILGDPEGEIIDKGGEIFLALNRGKVVGCCALMYHPDTGRHELAKMAVSPAEQGKGIGFLLGVALLKYAGEHGVTDIFLEANTRLAASVRLYHKLGFRQVEAKNPVYDRCNLYMEKILGH is encoded by the coding sequence ATGGTAACAAATAAAATTCGAGATTCTGTAGAGATCACGCGCTGGGACAGGAAATACCGCAGTGATTTCATTCGTTTGAACCGTGAATGGATTGAAAGATTTTTCTGTCTGGAAGAATCCGACCTGAAGATACTGGGTGATCCCGAAGGGGAGATAATAGACAAGGGGGGAGAGATATTCCTTGCTTTGAATCGTGGAAAGGTGGTGGGGTGTTGCGCATTGATGTACCATCCTGATACCGGGCGACATGAGCTGGCCAAGATGGCTGTCTCTCCTGCCGAACAAGGAAAAGGGATTGGTTTTCTGTTAGGAGTCGCCCTGTTGAAATATGCAGGGGAACATGGTGTGACCGATATTTTTCTGGAGGCCAATACACGGCTGGCGGCTTCCGTCAGGCTGTACCACAAACTCGGCTTCCGTCAGGTGGAAGCGAAGAACCCTGTGTACGACAGATGCAATCTGTATATGGAAAAAATTCTAGGACATTGA
- a CDS encoding response regulator transcription factor: MNTDTIFIIADNQDITRRGMHGYISDLFEGCHTEDVADKRELLQALTKHNECLVIFDYTLFDMNGVEEFLIIEKRFPDVRWLLFSDELSEQFIRRLGVEKNVGMILKESSGEEIRSALKCMALGERFLCHQITELLISNSGRPEHHSVLTATETDILKLIARGKSVKEIAAERISSVHTIVTHKKNIFRKLGVNNVYEATRYALRAGLVELVEYYI, translated from the coding sequence ATGAATACTGATACAATATTTATTATCGCGGACAATCAAGATATAACCAGGCGAGGAATGCATGGGTATATTTCCGACCTGTTCGAAGGATGCCATACTGAAGATGTGGCGGACAAGCGGGAACTTCTGCAAGCCTTGACAAAACATAATGAATGCCTTGTCATTTTTGATTATACTTTGTTTGACATGAATGGCGTAGAAGAGTTTCTGATTATAGAAAAACGCTTTCCGGATGTCCGCTGGCTATTATTTTCAGATGAACTGAGCGAGCAGTTTATCCGGAGACTGGGAGTAGAAAAGAATGTCGGAATGATTCTTAAAGAGAGTTCCGGTGAGGAAATCCGTTCCGCATTGAAATGTATGGCTTTGGGAGAGCGTTTTCTTTGTCATCAGATAACCGAACTGTTGATAAGCAATTCCGGCAGGCCGGAACATCATTCCGTCCTCACCGCTACGGAAACGGACATTCTCAAGTTGATAGCGCGTGGAAAATCCGTAAAGGAAATAGCCGCGGAAAGGATATCAAGCGTCCATACCATTGTCACCCATAAAAAAAATATATTCAGAAAACTTGGGGTCAACAATGTGTATGAAGCGACCAGATATGCATTACGCGCAGGTCTGGTCGAACTGGTGGAATATTATATATGA
- a CDS encoding ATP-binding response regulator: MWLKFKIILGYVILLLLLVLTIYIFRREQTRRNSLQQDEQELACIRRLAGETYAGLLELSTYGETVSVWEESDLGLYRAKKDSICNMLQELKIYMKSPEQQSRMDSLCLLLERKELLLDTVMDTFGRLRKIGEIVNRKIPAIVSRIRQADISSAVEKEKEEIPKKGFWSFIRFGRKKSAYLQQKELLEHRRQSDEKYQGITSVANMLHSLDREVTDMQEAEREKLLEQMDLLYSNNTDLNHRLSRIVRNFEAEAGARFDEHYRQVLSTRDRSFRVASFLAVLVSSLTVLLYLIIHRDLNRINRYQRQLEASNRENTELLQSRKRMMLTIAHDLRSPLATIRGTAELLPGEQEKAIQEEYAGNIRHASDYMLSLVDTLMNFYLLDTGQARENISIFRLEPLFREIADNYTPLVKKKGLRMLTRFSGMDAVVCSDRGHLQQIVNNLLSNAQKFTVKGYIRLEAAYHEGELCVKVQDTGTGMDEGDKQRIFDAFERLDNARGISGFGLGLAITSRLASQMGGSIRVESQPTEGSCFIVLLPLLLADNGSLKEEPPLPTGYQMEGLRVLLLDDDPRQFSLTREMFRRNRVECDCCTDCRKVVEKLRENDYDVLLTDIRMPDMDGFELLGLLRSSNIERARRIPVIALTAGVEPEAEYLSGGFAGYVRKPFRMEELMAVVSRSVGRDRQRAWQPDFSLILSGEDDREGMLDVFISESRKDLDRLRKALEKNDRPAVREILHKNLPLWTSVRLNYPAEKLRAIVLSDPELWTEERIKCIREIWEAAERLIACAENMKRNIRQENEMRHS, from the coding sequence ATGTGGTTGAAGTTTAAAATCATTTTAGGATATGTCATACTGCTTCTTCTACTCGTTCTGACCATCTATATCTTCCGCAGGGAACAGACGAGGCGGAACAGCCTGCAACAAGATGAACAGGAACTGGCCTGTATCCGGCGTTTGGCTGGAGAAACATATGCAGGTCTGCTGGAACTGTCCACTTACGGTGAAACGGTCAGCGTCTGGGAAGAAAGCGACCTCGGTCTCTACCGAGCAAAAAAGGACAGTATCTGTAACATGTTGCAGGAACTAAAAATATATATGAAATCCCCCGAGCAACAGTCGCGCATGGATTCGTTATGTCTGCTGCTGGAGAGAAAGGAACTGCTGCTGGATACGGTCATGGACACGTTCGGGCGTTTGCGCAAGATCGGCGAGATCGTGAACCGCAAGATTCCGGCAATTGTATCCCGTATCCGGCAGGCGGATATCTCTTCGGCTGTGGAAAAAGAGAAGGAAGAGATCCCGAAGAAGGGTTTCTGGTCATTCATCAGGTTCGGAAGGAAGAAATCAGCCTATCTGCAGCAGAAGGAACTGCTGGAACATCGGCGGCAGTCCGACGAAAAATACCAAGGCATCACATCTGTCGCGAACATGCTGCACTCCCTTGACAGGGAGGTGACCGACATGCAGGAGGCCGAACGGGAAAAGCTGCTGGAACAGATGGACCTCCTGTACAGTAACAACACGGACCTGAACCATAGGCTGAGCCGGATTGTCAGGAACTTTGAAGCGGAAGCCGGGGCTCGGTTCGACGAGCATTACAGGCAGGTCCTTTCCACACGTGACCGTTCGTTTCGTGTGGCCTCCTTTCTGGCCGTTCTTGTCTCGTCGCTGACCGTCCTCCTGTATCTCATCATCCACCGGGATCTGAACAGGATAAACCGGTACCAGCGTCAGCTGGAAGCCTCCAATCGTGAGAACACGGAACTCCTGCAATCGAGAAAACGCATGATGCTTACCATCGCCCATGACCTGCGCTCTCCCCTTGCCACCATCAGGGGAACGGCCGAGCTGCTGCCCGGCGAACAGGAAAAGGCCATTCAGGAGGAATACGCCGGGAATATCCGGCATGCATCGGACTATATGCTCTCGCTGGTGGACACGCTGATGAACTTCTACCTGCTGGATACCGGACAGGCCCGGGAGAACATCTCCATCTTTCGCCTGGAACCCTTGTTCAGGGAGATCGCGGACAACTACACGCCGCTGGTCAAGAAGAAAGGACTGCGGATGTTGACCCGTTTCTCCGGCATGGATGCGGTTGTCTGCAGTGACAGGGGACATCTGCAGCAAATTGTGAACAATCTGCTCTCCAACGCCCAGAAATTTACCGTAAAGGGATACATCCGGCTGGAGGCGGCGTATCATGAAGGGGAACTGTGTGTCAAGGTACAGGATACAGGCACAGGAATGGACGAAGGAGATAAACAGCGAATATTCGATGCGTTCGAGAGGTTGGACAATGCCCGCGGCATTTCCGGATTCGGGCTCGGCCTTGCCATCACCTCCCGTCTGGCCTCACAAATGGGAGGTTCCATTCGGGTGGAGAGCCAGCCGACCGAAGGGAGCTGTTTCATTGTGCTGCTGCCCCTCCTTCTTGCCGACAACGGTTCCCTGAAAGAGGAGCCGCCGCTTCCGACTGGTTATCAGATGGAAGGGCTGCGTGTCCTCCTGCTTGACGACGACCCGAGACAGTTCTCCCTCACACGTGAGATGTTCAGGCGTAACCGGGTCGAATGTGACTGCTGTACCGACTGCCGGAAAGTGGTGGAAAAACTCCGGGAAAATGATTATGATGTCCTGCTTACCGACATCCGGATGCCCGACATGGACGGGTTCGAACTGTTGGGACTGTTGCGCTCGTCCAATATAGAAAGGGCGAGGAGGATTCCGGTCATAGCCCTGACAGCCGGCGTGGAGCCGGAAGCTGAATACCTTTCTGGAGGATTTGCCGGATATGTCCGCAAGCCTTTCCGGATGGAGGAATTGATGGCGGTCGTCTCCCGGAGTGTCGGCAGGGACAGGCAGAGAGCATGGCAGCCGGACTTCTCCCTGATCCTCTCGGGAGAGGATGACAGGGAGGGGATGCTTGATGTCTTCATCTCGGAAAGCCGCAAGGACCTTGACCGGCTACGCAAGGCACTGGAAAAGAATGACCGACCGGCGGTCCGGGAGATCCTGCACAAGAACCTTCCCCTGTGGACGAGCGTCCGCCTTAACTATCCGGCGGAGAAACTACGCGCCATCGTGTTGTCCGATCCGGAACTCTGGACGGAAGAACGGATAAAATGCATCCGTGAAATATGGGAAGCCGCTGAAAGACTGATTGCTTGTGCGGAAAACATGAAGAGGAACATAAGACAGGAAAATGAAATGAGACACTCATGA
- a CDS encoding sigma-54-dependent transcriptional regulator, producing MRTILIIEDDVVFGRSIGNWLRKKGMGTAHVGTLSAARKELQAKEFDLVLADLRLPDGNSTELLEWMNGKYCSVPFLIMTNYGQVEKAVEAMQLGAVNYLCKPVQPERLLEAIEKVFSRPRHDGTEFYRGESEKAREMYRQIGPVARSDMSVLLRGASGTGKEHIAAEIHEQSLRRNKPFIAVDCGTVTDELGGSEFFGHRKGSFTGADSDKVGLFHAAEGGTLFLDEIGNLTPVNQMKLLRALQEKRYLPVGTVKERPFDVRLVAATNADLEGAITEGRFREDLYYRLNEYTIRVPSLSECREDILPLAGFFLKHFSVKYRKEVHGFERLATAALQQYAWPGNIRELKNTVQRAVVFAKGGWISVESLKLDLDMRQEKVAVLSEEEKEKQLILATLERTGGNRARAARILGISRTSLYDKLKKYDILRRETGYY from the coding sequence ATGAGAACCATATTGATTATAGAGGATGATGTTGTCTTCGGCCGCAGCATAGGCAACTGGCTGAGGAAGAAAGGAATGGGCACCGCCCATGTGGGTACGCTTTCGGCGGCCCGCAAGGAACTCCAGGCAAAGGAGTTCGACCTCGTCCTGGCTGACCTGCGCCTGCCTGACGGCAACAGTACGGAATTGCTGGAATGGATGAACGGGAAATACTGTTCTGTCCCGTTCCTTATCATGACCAATTACGGCCAGGTGGAGAAAGCGGTGGAAGCCATGCAACTGGGGGCCGTCAATTACCTCTGCAAGCCGGTACAACCGGAAAGGCTGCTGGAGGCCATTGAAAAAGTATTCAGCCGTCCGAGGCATGACGGAACGGAGTTCTATCGTGGTGAAAGTGAAAAGGCGCGTGAGATGTACCGGCAGATAGGCCCGGTGGCCCGTTCCGACATGTCCGTCCTGCTCCGCGGCGCGTCGGGCACGGGCAAGGAACATATCGCTGCCGAGATCCACGAACAGAGTCTGCGCAGGAACAAACCTTTCATAGCCGTGGATTGCGGGACCGTGACCGACGAACTTGGCGGGAGCGAGTTTTTCGGCCACCGTAAGGGTTCGTTCACCGGAGCGGACAGTGACAAGGTGGGACTTTTCCATGCGGCGGAAGGCGGCACGCTGTTCCTGGATGAAATCGGGAACCTCACACCCGTAAACCAGATGAAACTGCTGCGCGCCCTACAAGAGAAGCGTTATCTGCCGGTCGGAACGGTAAAGGAACGTCCTTTCGACGTCCGTCTTGTCGCCGCCACCAACGCGGACCTGGAAGGGGCCATAACGGAAGGGCGGTTCCGTGAGGACCTGTACTACCGGCTGAACGAGTATACCATCCGGGTACCGTCACTCTCGGAATGCAGGGAGGACATCCTTCCGCTCGCCGGATTCTTCCTGAAACATTTTTCTGTAAAGTACCGTAAGGAGGTCCACGGCTTCGAGAGGCTGGCGACCGCCGCATTGCAACAATACGCCTGGCCGGGGAATATCCGGGAACTGAAGAATACGGTCCAACGCGCGGTCGTGTTTGCCAAGGGAGGATGGATATCCGTAGAGTCCTTGAAGCTGGATCTGGATATGAGACAGGAGAAGGTGGCAGTCCTCTCGGAAGAGGAGAAGGAAAAGCAGCTGATTCTTGCCACGCTTGAGAGGACCGGCGGGAATCGTGCCCGTGCGGCCCGAATACTCGGTATTAGCCGGACATCCTTGTATGACAAGCTGAAAAAGTACGATATCCTTCGTCGCGAAACCGGATATTATTAA
- a CDS encoding RteC domain-containing protein — protein MRTLTTHRLLDCFREAVQERNTVSENILSSAYDEFLDYLLRLAKGEMPLLERLRHLYYLELELDTCLNMAEEIPGKYLHICLTKAAALVKTEIGLLHFSVEHPEYHTVPSLTKGKGLDLPPLYWKGSLANLMELIASLDYSGLVTDGTGNRQSFASLVTAFGLFFHVNLPKPYDLRADLARRKKSLSVLLPKLREAYEKNIVNCGIGK, from the coding sequence ATGAGAACACTGACGACACACCGCCTGCTGGACTGCTTCCGGGAAGCGGTCCAGGAAAGAAACACCGTTTCGGAAAACATATTGTCATCCGCCTATGATGAGTTCCTTGACTACCTGCTACGACTTGCAAAGGGTGAAATGCCCCTTCTTGAAAGACTCAGACACCTATACTATCTGGAGCTGGAACTGGACACCTGCCTGAACATGGCAGAGGAGATACCCGGGAAGTACCTGCATATTTGTCTGACGAAAGCTGCGGCTCTTGTCAAGACGGAAATCGGACTACTTCACTTTTCCGTGGAACATCCCGAATACCACACAGTCCCCTCCCTTACGAAAGGGAAGGGGCTGGATCTGCCCCCACTTTACTGGAAGGGTTCCCTTGCCAATCTGATGGAACTGATTGCCTCACTGGATTATTCCGGATTGGTTACGGACGGTACAGGAAACCGACAGTCATTCGCTTCACTGGTGACGGCATTCGGGTTGTTCTTTCATGTCAACCTCCCCAAACCTTACGACCTGCGTGCGGATCTTGCCCGACGTAAGAAAAGCCTCTCGGTGTTGCTCCCAAAACTCCGGGAAGCCTACGAAAAGAATATCGTGAACTGCGGAATCGGGAAGTGA
- the mobA gene encoding conjugal transfer protein MobA produces MDEFQNIEFERLFENSGAKNKSQFILSALFDKPMKVVKIDKVATDYYIKLTNLQSEYRRIGVNYNQVVKTLHTGLSEKKALAMLYKLEQLTIELISLNREIIRLTQEFEQWLQK; encoded by the coding sequence CTGGACGAATTCCAGAACATCGAGTTCGAAAGGCTTTTCGAGAACTCGGGAGCCAAAAACAAATCCCAGTTCATCCTTTCCGCCCTCTTTGACAAACCGATGAAAGTCGTAAAGATCGACAAGGTGGCAACGGACTACTACATCAAGCTGACCAACCTGCAAAGCGAATACCGCCGCATAGGTGTGAACTATAACCAGGTGGTCAAGACCTTGCATACCGGACTCTCCGAGAAGAAAGCCCTCGCCATGCTCTATAAATTGGAGCAACTGACTATTGAACTAATATCCCTGAACCGGGAGATTATCCGTCTCACCCAAGAATTCGAACAATGGTTGCAAAAATAA
- the mobB gene encoding conjugal transfer protein MobB → MEPADGHPSIQHCMRSFEPYLAANRRTEKPVIHVSLNPHPDDILADEQLAAIGQEYMEMMGYGDQPYIIYRHEDIGRPHIHIVSLRIDGQGKKINDYKEWQRSTTVCRELERKYHLLPAEKQERRESLPLAVVDYHKGDIKHQIAGVVKPVMQGYKFQSIKEFKALLGLFHVTVEETRKTIEGKTCHGLVYAATDEKGDRVGVAIKSSKIGKSVGYAALQKKFFKSKQWMAKHPIPEGTKEAIATALKQDTRQEFLQALSKKGITAMLYENAAGVIYGVTYIDHTSRTVFKGSALGKEYSASVVNRQYGVVLSGKEEEVPVLHPTGPETKEPGLVEGMLDIFSPESYPYSAEDLPQSPYGKKKKRKRKGPHLG, encoded by the coding sequence ATGGAACCGGCAGACGGTCATCCGTCCATCCAGCATTGCATGCGTTCCTTTGAACCGTACCTGGCTGCTAACCGTCGCACCGAGAAACCGGTTATCCATGTCTCACTCAATCCGCACCCGGACGATATACTGGCTGATGAGCAGCTGGCAGCCATCGGGCAGGAATACATGGAAATGATGGGGTATGGCGACCAGCCCTATATCATCTACCGGCACGAGGATATCGGCAGGCCCCATATCCATATCGTCTCCCTGCGCATCGACGGGCAAGGAAAGAAAATCAATGATTATAAAGAGTGGCAACGCTCTACCACCGTTTGCCGGGAGCTGGAAAGAAAATACCACTTGTTGCCTGCCGAGAAACAGGAACGTCGTGAATCTTTGCCGCTGGCTGTCGTTGATTACCATAAAGGGGATATCAAGCACCAGATAGCAGGTGTGGTCAAGCCCGTCATGCAAGGGTACAAATTCCAATCCATTAAGGAATTTAAAGCCCTGCTCGGTCTTTTCCATGTGACGGTGGAAGAAACCCGTAAAACGATAGAGGGGAAGACCTGCCACGGACTGGTTTATGCGGCTACCGATGAGAAGGGTGACCGGGTGGGCGTAGCCATCAAATCCAGCAAGATCGGCAAGAGTGTAGGATATGCGGCACTTCAAAAGAAATTTTTCAAAAGTAAGCAATGGATGGCAAAACATCCGATACCCGAGGGGACGAAAGAAGCGATTGCCACGGCTCTGAAACAGGATACCCGTCAGGAATTCCTGCAGGCTTTAAGTAAGAAAGGCATCACCGCCATGCTTTATGAGAACGCTGCGGGAGTGATTTATGGAGTTACTTATATTGACCATACCTCCCGAACCGTATTCAAAGGTTCGGCATTGGGAAAGGAATACTCGGCATCGGTCGTCAACCGGCAGTATGGTGTGGTTCTATCGGGAAAGGAAGAAGAAGTGCCTGTCTTGCATCCGACTGGACCGGAAACAAAAGAACCGGGACTGGTGGAAGGAATGCTGGACATCTTCTCACCGGAATCCTATCCTTATTCGGCAGAAGACCTGCCCCAAAGCCCTTACGGAAAAAAGAAAAAGAGAAAGCGCAAAGGTCCGCATCTCGGCTAA